A stretch of the Mycobacteroides immunogenum genome encodes the following:
- a CDS encoding methyltransferase domain-containing protein has protein sequence MLYVDNSACDISGMPRGGPDASWLDRRLQTNRLEYLDRDDVDDLKRKVMQSLDRAGRRRRIGIHEKCARMVLREVAGVEQPEILELGAGLGGLSHKLLEMHSTARVTVTDIDPSFVAAAAASEIGSHPRATVRQMDATEIDAPERHYDLAVFALSLHHLPPELAARVFAAGTRVARKLLIVDLPRPPVPLHIALLAVVLPLVRISPLQHDGFISSLRAYSPSALRALACHADPEITVEFRSRRGLGPTVLVASRPERTG, from the coding sequence ATGTTGTACGTGGACAACAGCGCATGCGATATTTCGGGCATGCCTCGGGGCGGCCCCGACGCATCCTGGCTGGACCGGCGATTACAGACCAATCGGCTGGAATACTTGGATCGCGACGACGTCGATGATCTCAAGCGGAAGGTCATGCAGTCACTCGATCGCGCCGGGCGACGGCGGCGGATCGGGATCCACGAGAAGTGCGCGCGAATGGTCCTTCGCGAAGTGGCGGGGGTGGAGCAGCCGGAAATCCTGGAACTCGGTGCCGGACTCGGCGGGTTGTCACACAAGTTGTTGGAAATGCATTCCACAGCCCGGGTGACGGTGACTGATATCGATCCGAGTTTTGTGGCCGCGGCGGCGGCCAGTGAAATCGGCAGTCATCCGCGCGCAACAGTCCGACAAATGGACGCCACCGAAATCGACGCGCCAGAACGGCATTACGACCTGGCGGTGTTTGCATTATCTCTGCACCATCTTCCGCCGGAGCTTGCCGCCAGGGTCTTCGCGGCAGGGACCCGGGTGGCGCGGAAGTTGTTGATCGTTGATCTACCCAGGCCGCCGGTGCCGTTGCACATCGCATTGTTGGCGGTGGTGCTACCGCTGGTCAGAATCTCGCCGCTGCAGCACGATGGATTCATCAGTTCTCTTCGCGCCTACAGCCCGTCGGCGCTGCGGGCATTGGCGTGTCACGCGGATCCGGAGATCACCGTCGAGTTCCGAAGCCGAAGGGGATTGGGGCCGACGGTGTTAGTCGCGAGTCGGCCGGAACGGACCGGCTGA